From the genome of Alicyclobacillus sp. SO9:
GGCTTCGCGTACCGTAGTGGCCGTTCCCATCACAATCATCCCTGCCGCTTTCATCCGTTTCACCGTCTCAACATCCGGTGCTCCGAAGGTACAGGAGAAAACAGGCACATGTTCATCCAGCAACACCTCTAACTGCTGTTCGAAATCAGGGAAAGAAAAGTCTGGTTCAGTGGAGGGTGTAAGCCCCAACTCCTCACGGTAGGGTTGAAGGTGTGTTTTCATCCGCTGAATTTCGCTGGCATATGACGCAGCGGTATGTCGCGCAGCCTTTTCAGGTGAACTATCTATCGTTGAGGACGCGGACCTTTCCCTTTCGGGAATGAACAAGTTTACTGCAAATGGCTTATCCGTTTTCGCCTTGATGAAGCCAATCGCTTCGCGAATTTGTTGCGGCGTCATATAACCCGCACCCAAGGAACCCAGTCCCCCAGCATTGGAAACAGCAGCAACCAATTCCGGTGTGGTGATACCCCCTGCCATACCTGCCTGAATAACTGGCAAGCGAATGCCTAACGTTTCTATTAACGCAGTTTTGGGCCACATTGCTTATTACCTCCTCAATTAAGGTCAGCCGTGACAGTGTAAAAGACTGTATTACAGGTTGTGCAAGGGACCAGCTAAGCCTCTGCACGCCTTGAAACAGGGTAAGGTGAGCGTGCACATGTAAGTAAAGTACGGTGACGGATAGCACACGTTTGTCAAAAGTGTATCATGGAGGCTGGTATTCATAAATTCGGTGAGGCTCCATTGAGTGAAAAACAAAGGAGCAAAGGAGCAAAGGAGCAAAGGAGCAAAGGAGCAAAGGAGCAAAGGAGCAAAGGAGCAAAGGAGCAAAGGAGCAAAGGAGCAAAAGGCGGAATGGATAAAATACGCGAGAAGGATGAAATAATTGTAAAGGGATAGGTTTTGGTGTGCACCCCTTGTGTCAAAGAGTCGTACGCAATTGGGCGAATGAAAGCAGTAGATAAGAACAGTGAATGAGAACAGTGTGCTGCAACTTGTGAGTAACATTTCGGACGTCGAGATAAACGATTGAGGAGTGAGCCTGGAATGAGCGGAGCAAATTTAACCCACGAGTTTAGCAATTTGTTGCGGGAACTGCGAAAGAAGCATGTTGGAAAGGGTCCTGAGCAAGTTACCACGAGATTTGTTGGACCGTGGGCTGTCTGCGAACTGCGGGGTAATCTCACAATGGTTGAAAAGTTCATTAGCCGTTCTACTGAAGGTAAGCGCATGATTAAAGATACGAGAACCGCCTTCATTAAGGAACTGTACGAAGACCCGGCATTGTGTGCACAGTTCGAGAACTTGGTTGGTGCAAAAATGATGACACTGTACGTGGATTTTGATGTGGATGCTGATATTGGCATGACCGTCTACGTCTTCGACAAGGATATTGGCACAGAGTAGGTTAACAATCAGGCTGATGTGCGAATTCCTAGTTGAGTCCGTACAAACATGGATGCATCTTCTGCTGGTGTAGGCGTGTTTGTTGGTGACGTCGGTCGGTTAAGGATCCTTTTGCTCCCTATTCCAACGTGCGTCGAAGAATAGTGATCGATGGGCTCCCTATCACCAGCAGTCGCCTACAATAGGGATCCCGTTGCGCCTTATTCTCCACGCCCCACCCTGCCTGGACTCAGATTAGGGATCATTCATGACACTAATGTTTTAGGGCAGCTGGATTAGGGATCCTTGCGATCACTATCGCAGGTGGCCACCCCAGTTAGGGACGATTGCGATCACTAACTGCTCTGCTGCCACTGCGGGAAGCCTGCGACGGCAGCGGGATCAACGGGATGGAAGAAAACACATGCGGAAAAACTCCATTTATAAACTTTTATTCCTTTTATAGTAATCTCAATGCCCAGCGGAACAGTTGGGGGCTGCTGGTGTAGGCGTGTTTGTTGCTGACGCCGGTCGGTTAAGGATCCTTTTGCTCCCTATTCCAACGTGCGCCGAAGAATAGTGATCGATGGGATCCCTATCACCAGCATTGGCCTACAATAGGGATCCCGTTGCGCCCTATTCTCCACGCCCCACCCTGCCTGGACTCAGATTAGGGATCATTCATCACACTAATGTCCCGGGCGTGAGGCATTAGGGAGCTTTGCGATCACTACCGCCGTGGTCCCGCACCATTAGGGATCTTTCCGATCACTAACCGCCGCCCGACCGCAGCGGGATCAACGGGATCAAGCAAAATATCAGCGGTAAAGTCTCATTTATTAATTCCAGTTACCATAATATCCAGCTCAATGCCCAGCGGAACACTTGGGGGCTGCTGGTGTAGGCGTGTTTGTTGGTGACGCCGGTCGGTTAAGGATCCTTTTGCTCCCTATTCCAACGTGCGTCGAAGAATAGTGATCGATGGGATCCCTATCACGGTAGTGTCAAGAAGTTTGTGTAATTTCTTTTCAGTAGGGTTATCCATCGAAGATGGATAACATCATTATTTGGTTTGTTTTGGTAGGTGGGGGGTACCCCCCACCGAAAATTAGAACTTTATCCCTCTTGGATTGAATATTCAGAACTAATATCCTTGTTGAATTGCTGGACTGTCTCGGAATTATTTTGGATAATTATTCCTTGTCGAGAGTCTCGGAGACAGCTGGGTAACGCTCTTCATACATTCGCTGTAGCCCGGCTTTTGTTTCCTCATCGCCAAAGCCTCGGATGACCCTGGTACTCCATTTCTCGTTGTACGCTGTGACCTCCAGATAGATAATTTTCTCAGCAGCGTCCATATTTGTTAAGCTGTTCATCGGTCTAAAACGTTTGCGAAGTTCTTTGTTCGTCCGCTCGATGGCATTTGAAGTATAGATTGCGTGACGAATCAGCTTCGGATATTTGTAAAACGTCAGGAGCGTTGAAAGTTGGCCTTCCCAGGACTGAATTTCTTTCGAATACTTTTTCCCCCACTTATCTTTGACGGTGTCGAACGCAGCTACGGCCAAGTCCTTGTCTGGTGCGGTGTACACCGTTTTGAGATCACTGAGAAATTCCGTCTTGTCACCGACTCGGATTTTTGGGAAGGTACTTCGCACTTTATGTACGACGCAGTGCTGAACGTCAGCCTTTGAATAGATTTCTCGAAAGGCTTCTTCGAGACCAGGGAGCCCATCAAATACACCCAGTAACACTTCGTGTACTCCACGGTTGTATAGGTCCTTGAGCACGTCCTTCCAACCGTTGGCACTTTCTTTGCCGCCCACGTAGAAGCCGAGTATTTGTCGGTATCCGTCTTCGTTGATACCCATCGCCAGGTAGACGACTTCGCTGTCCACCGTAGTACGTTTTAACTTGATGTAGATGCCATCTAGGTAGATGACCGAATAACGCTTTTCTAACGGACGCTGCTGCCATTCTTCTACATCTTCCAAAACGGTCTTTGTGATATTACTGATGGTCGTTGGCGAGTACTCTGTGCCAAACATCCCTTCGATAAATTTCGCGACATCCCGGGTACTCATACCGCCTTTATACATGTGAATGACAGCCTCTTCTAGCCAACCTTCCCGGCGTTGGTATGGCTCAAACAACTGAGTCTGAAAGGCGTCCTTACGGTCTCGGGGAACCTGTAGGTCCTCTATCTCGCCATACCGCGTTTGTAAGGAGCGACCATAGTAACCATTTCTACTCGGGCGGCGCCCCTCATACTCCACATTCAGGAAATGCTCAATTTCTTCTCGCATGATAAACTCGAGTTTTTCCTTAACAAAGCCTTTCACGAGATTTTCCATTAGATCTCCAATACTCTGTTCATGTACACTATCCATAGGTAGGGCTTCCTTTCTGGTGATGTCGCAATCCCGAGGATACCCTACCTTTTTGTTATCTGAGAAGGATCCAAATTCTCCTACACAAACAATTTTACTTCATCCCTATCACAAGCAGTGGCCTACAATAGGGATCCCGTTACGCCCTATTCTCCACGCCCCACCCTGCCTCGAGTCAGATTAGGGATCATTCGTGACACTAATGTTTTGGGGCAGCTGGATTAGGGATCCTTGCGATCCCTATCGCAGGTGGCCACCCCAGTTAGGGATCCTTGAGATCCCTAACCGCTCCGCTAGGGCAGTCCCCGCAGTCCCGAGCCGAGATAGAGTAGTCATTGTACACTATGAAAAGGTATCTTTTTTTACTAGACGACCTAGAACGTTTTTGCTATAGTGGCTATCAGATGAACGGGACGTGTAGGGCTGTGTTCTTGTTCTTTGGCGCAGTGAGAGTCGTGAATCGCTGCTGACAAGACCTTGTCTTTCGCGTAGTGTTTATTATTGGAACGGATATATGTATGGATTGGCGAAAAGTACAGGAGTGCTTTGAACTACTCCACAAGAAACAGTATGCGCAGTCAGACTAAGCTGCGTATGTCATCTGTTTTTTGTGGGGTTTTTTGCGTTGAGGGAGGCGCTCGCTCAAATTTGGATTTTGAAGTGGATTGTAGTTTTGAATTCTGAAGTTGAATTCTGAAGTTGAATTCTGAAGTTGAATTCTGAAGTTGAATTCTGAAGTTGGATTTCTCAAGTTTGAATTTTGAAGTTGAATTTGTTCGGAGTGGAGCGCAATCAGTATGCGTTCAATGCGTTTGCGGTAAAGGGGGAAGTCATGGATGCAAGCGAAGACATCAGATGAGACTGCTTTAACGGCGGCAATGGAGACTGCGACCCTGCAGGTAGACGGTGTGAACTTTCAGGGGCAGATGGGTCAAACGATTTTGGAAGTGATGCTGCAGGAGGGACTGGAACACCCACACGTCTGCTACCACTCGAGTCTTGGACCGATAGAGACTTGTGACACTTGTATGGTCGTGGCAGACGGAAAACTGGTTCGGGCCTGTTCAACTGCCATTCAACCGGGGATGCACATTGAGACTCAGGATGCATTGTCTGCAGCGGCTCGCGAGGAAGCCATGGATAGAATACTGGAGAATCACATGCTGTATTGTACGGTCTGTGATAACAACAATGGCAACTGTACACTGCATAACACCGTGAAACAGATGGCGGTGGAAGAGCAGAGGTATCCTTTTCGTGACAAGGGGTACGAGCAAGATCACAGCAATCCATTTTACCGTTATGACCCCAACCAGTGCATCACATGCGGCAGGTGTGTCGAAGCGTGCCAGGACTTGCAGGTGAATGAGACGCTGTCTATTGCGTGGGAAAACGAGATCCCGAGGGTGATATGGGACAACGGTGTTCCTGTAGATGAGTCATCTTGTGTCTCCTGCGGTCACTGTGTGACGGTCTGCCCAACCAACGCGTTGATGGAAAAATCCATGTTGGGGGAAGCCGGCACGATGACTGGATTGGATGAAAAGCTGCTCAATCCGATGATTGATTTGGTCAAAAATGTGGAGCCCAGCTATGGCGGGATTTTGGCTGTATCCGAGGCCGAAGCAGCGATTCGGGAGACGCAGATTGAAAAGACGAAAACCGTTTGTACCTTCTGCGGAGTTGGATGCTCCTTTGATGTGTGGACGAAGGACCGTAAGATTCTCAAGGTTGAGCCCAGTGTCGATGCGCCGGCCAACGGTATCTCGACGTGTGTTAAAGGGAAGTTCGGCTGGGATTTTGTCAACAGTGAGGAACGTCTGACTAAGCCTTTAATTCGCCGCGGGGACACGTTCTACGAAGCAAGCTGGGACGAAGCGCTGGACCTGGTTGCCAGCAAGTTGCAGGAGACGAAAGAAACCTATGGGCCGGATGCACTCGGTTTTATTTCGTCGTCCAAAATTACCAACGAAGAAAACTACTTGATGCAAAAGCTCTCCCGCGGGGTAATGGGAACCAATAATGTGGACAACTGTTCTCGCTACTGTCAATCCCCTGCAACCGACGGGTTAATGAGAACGGTGGGCTACGGCGGTGATTCGGGTACCATCGAAGACATTTCAAAAGCGGGGTTGGTTTTGATTGTCGGGGCAAATCCTGCAGAAGCTCACCCTGTCTTGGCAACTCGTGTAAAACGCGCGCACAAACTGCATGGGCAGAAGCTGATGGTCGTTGATTTGCGAAAGCATGAGATGGCGGAACGGGCCGATTTGTTTGTTCGTCCGAAGCAAGGAACAGACCATGTCTGGCTGTCTGCGATTACGAAATACATTATCGATGCGGGCTGGCATGCGGAGTCGTTCGTGCGAGAAAAGGTAAACGGCTTCGACAGTCTCGTAGAGTCTCTTGCTCCCTTTACGCTTGACTACGCGGAACAAGTCAGTGGAATTCAATCTGAAACGTTGGTTGAGATGGCGAAAATGGTTGCCGATGCGGACGGTGTGGCGGCTCTGTGGGCTATGGGCGTGACCCAACACAGCGGGGGCAGTGATACAAGCGGGGCCATCAGCAACCTGCTGTTGGTAACGGGAAACTTTGGTAAGCCGGGCTGCGGCGCGTTTCCGCTGAGAGGGCATAACAATGTTCAGGGAGCCTGCGACTTCGGGACGCTTCCGCCATGGTTGCCCGGATATCAAAAGGTGACGGATGAAGGCGTTCGTGCCAAGTTTGAAAAGGCGTGGGGAACTGAGTTGTCGGACAAGCCTGGAATGGATAACCAGCAGATGGTGGCGGCAATTCATTTCAATCAGCTCAAGGCCATGTATCTGGTCGGCGAAGAGATGGCGTGGGTCGATACGAATTCCAACCATGTGCAGGACGCTTTAAGTAAATTGGACTTTCTGGTTGTACAGGACATTTTCTTTACGAAGACGGCCCAATTTGCGGACGTGATTTTACCTGCCAGCCCAAGTCTCGAGAAAGAGGGAACATTTACTAATACAGAGCGTCGTATTCAGCGCTTGTATCAGGTATTGCCGCCTCTTGGAGATTCTCGTCCAGATTGGGAAATCATCATGGACATTGCAAATCGGCTTGGTGCCAAATGGGAGTATCAGCGTCCCGCTGACATCATGGCAGAGGCTGCTTCCGTGACACCTTTGTTTGCTGGTGTCTCCTACGACTTGTTGGAAGGTTACAGCAGTCTTGTCTGGCCGGTTGCACCGGACGGTAAAGATACACCGCTATTGTACACAGACGGTTTTGCTTTCTCGGATAAAAAGGCCAATTTGGTGATGCCAAACTGGGTACCGCCTCGAAAAGCAGAGGAAGGGTATGATTTAGTGCTCAACAACGGCCGACTGTTGGAGCACTTCCACGAAGGAAATCTAACCAATAAGTCCGCAGGATTGCAGCACAAGGTTCCCAATACGTTTGTGGAAGTGTCTCCGGAATTGGCCAAGGAGCGCGGATTGAAGGATGGCTCCGTTGTTCGCCTGGAATCACCTGACGGCGCCGTAAAAGTAAGCGTCGTTGTCACAGACAGAGTCCATAAGAATGAACTCTATCTGCCCATGAATTCAACAGACAACGAGTCTGCGGTCAATCTGCTCACTGGCAACGATACAGACGTTCGAACCCATACTCCTGCATACAAGGAGACGTATGTCCGTATGCAGGTTCTCAACAAAGATGGAATGAGGCCTTTGCCAAGGACCAATTCCCGGTACGGCCAGCGAAATCCACAACAAGGCGTAGAGGTTCATCGAAAATGGCAGAGACCGGGGTATGAGTCCGTTCAAGCAACTGTAGAAAGGAGAATGAAAAATGGCCAGTCCGTCCACCTCCATTCATAGAGAGCAGCCTAATGAAGCGGAACTGCTTTCACAGTCCCTCCAGGAATTGACTGTGACCCTGACTCAACACAGTTCTGCCATTGTCTCTCTCTTAAAGCTTGTTGCAGAGTTGGAAGAAAGCGGCGTGCTGCAAACGCTGACGGCTTTGCTCAAAGCCAAAAACGAAGTGTTGGCAGTTGCTTTGGAACAAATTACAAAACCGGGGACAGTCAATGCCATTGAGAACCTATTGAGTGTGGTTCAGGCAGTGCAGAAAGTTGACGGAAAACAGGTTCAAAGCGTCCTGCAAGCGTTGACGCAAGGGTTGGAAGTTGGGCACGCACATCTCAAAGAAAAACCTGAGGTTGGTGTGTTTGATTTGGTGCGTGCCCTGCGTGATCCCGCTGTCAGCCGCTCCATGTCCCTCGTACTGGGCGGGCTGAAAGGATTTGGTGAGGGTCTCGGGACAGCCTAGATACCTTATGTGCATTCTAGATGTTTGATGTGCCTTGTTGAACAATTCTCCCCGGCTTTATGCCGGGGTTCATATAAAAGAGCTCATCTGTCTGTCAAATGAAGTGGACCGATGCAGTGCGAAAGCGCTGTCTAATCACATTGCTTCAACGCACTTGATGTGGAAAATCATTTCCAAGGAGGAGAATACATGTCGTTTCCCGTTTCAAATTTTTGGCCCGTAGCAATCGGATTTCTTGGGTTGGCGATTAATTACTTTGTGCAAGGCGGTACTACTGCTTTTGGAGGACCGAGTTGGACTCATGACAAAGTTAAGATGGAAAAGACCTTAGGCTTATGGGGGATTGGCCTCGGTGGTTTTGCCCAGTTGATTACGGGTATCTACCTGATGGTTGGATTAAGCTGGTTCCCGGTTTACCGTAATGCACCGCCTTTGTATATGGCTGCATTGGCTTTTACAATTTACGGGATCCATTGGATTGTCATGGGCATTCGTCGTTATGTAGGCGGTGAAACAGGTCCTGAAGGTTGGATGGCGATTGCAGTTCTGGTATTGAGCATCTTGGGCGCAGTATCTTTCCATGCAGCAGGGGATATTCCAGCTATGATTCTATTTATTGGACTTTCTCTGATATATGTATTTGAAGTCTTGGCCAGGTTTACGGATAATGCAGCATTTCACAGAGCTGTCGGTGTGTTTCAATTGCTGACAGGCATTTGGCTGTTGTACCTAACCATCGGCGTTACAATGAACTTTGCCAACGGCATGCACTTTTGGGTATAGAACCGTGCAACGCGCGGCATGTGTGTAAGTCGGGCAGGACGCTATGCCCAAGTGATTGGTGGCTTACGAACTGAATGTTGGATCCCTGGTACCCTGCACACCTGCGTGCAGGGTACTTTTGTACCGCATGATGATGACATAGCACAATCGCTGATAGTTTGTGCAAGCCCGGGGAGCTTTGCAGCAAAAGAAGGATTACGTCACTGCCCATTGAAATATATATCCATAATTGGAGTTCTAGTTTTCATGTGGAAAATTTGCTGCTGAAAAACTCTCTCATGTGCCTTTCTTGCTGAGTCAAAGCAAATATGGATATGCGCATATGCTCTAAGGAATTCACCAACTGACTAAGCGAATGGGGTGATGTGGTGTACGGACGATGGATCGTTCTTGGAGTTGCTGTCTTAATGCTTGTCGTAGAATTCATTGGTTTTAGTGCACAGGTTTACGAGTGGATAGTGGTCCTGTTTATTGCAGGCTTGACGGGGATTGAAATAGGGAAGTTCAGGCAAGACAGGCGGATGTTTCGGCTGTCAATCGTCATCCCCTTCGTTATCGCAATTGTACTTGCCTCGCCAATAAACAGCAGCCTCTCAAGTGCTGCGATGACTGTGCTGAGACTGTTAGGTATTGCGGCGATTCTCGTTTATTTCTTCTTTGACTACAAGGTCCGCAACAGGTACTAAAGGCCGAGCACAGCAGGTACTAAAGGCAAAGGGAGATGGAACGTTGGTTCGCAGCTTGGATTCGGAGTTGATTTCCATACTCAGTCAGCATCAATGGTTCATGAAGGTATTAAGGGCAGTCCGCAGTTGCAACCCTCCTGATTGGCTCGTTGGAGGCGGTGTAATTCGCACCATCGTTTGGGACTATTTGCATGATTATATGCGGGCTACCCAAATCAGAGATGTAGACGTTGCGTTCTTCGACGACGCCAACCTAACCCGTCAGCGTGACGTAGATATACAGGCCCGATTACAAAGACTTGCACCCGACGTTCCGTGGGAGGCAATCAACCAGGCTGCCGTTCATCTATGGTACGAGACGGTGTTCGGTTATCCTGTGGAACCATTGACATCTTCCGCTGATGCCATTGCAACGTGGCCGGAACCGGCTACGTGTGTTGCTGTGAGGCTGTTGGAAAATAATGAGTTTCTAATAGTGGCTCCTTACGGTCTCGATGATTTATTCAAGATGACATTACGACACAATCCTCGACGAATCACCAAAAACATATTCCTTGACCGGGTGCGCACGAAGGAGCCGCTGAAAAAGTGGCCGAAAGTGAAAATTATCTACAGCGAGTAAAGACAAAGAGTAAAGAATAAAGACAAACACAGGGTGCTGTCTGGAAAGCGTTAGTTCCTGAGCGCTGCTACTGGTTGTCAACGTGCACAAGAAATGAAAGCTTCTTAATCGTGATGCCCCTTTAGATGCCTCGCTGCGGCATCTTTTTTCATTTCCATACTGCAGAGGTGTAACCTTTCAACAAAAACCTCGTCTAATGGTTACACTGACTGGGAGGTGAGAATGTTGAATGATATGAACATTGATGAATGGTATTACAAGTATGTTGATGATGTTCATAATTATCTTGTCTATTTCGTTGGCAGCCAAGATGTTGAAGATTTAGTACAGGAAACCTTCATAAAAGCGATGTCCGGAATAAAAGGGTTTAAGGGTAAGTCCAGTCAAAAGACGTGGCTCCTTTCAATTGCAAGAAACGTAGCCATCGATGATACGAGGAGAAAGTCCAAAATCATTACAATGGATAAATTGGGTTTCATTTCTTCTCAAGAGACCCTTGAAGATGAGATTGAAAAACTGCAAACATATGAATCTGTGTTAGATTGCATTAACAAAATGAAGAAAGACTATCGGGAAGTTGTTTTGCACCGTGTCGTCATTGGTCTTTCTATTACAGAAACTGCGGAGACGCTAGGATGGTCTCAATCAAAGGTGAAGACCACTCTGCATAGGGCACTAAAAAAGCTAAGAGCATCTTTAACAAACGATAAAGAAGGGGGACTGGCTTATGACTACGTGTGAATCAGATGAAAACCTTGTTGAAAAGCTGCAGAGAATTTCTGGATTTCAAAATCACCCTATGCCAGAACTTGCCAAAGAACGGGTATTGAGCACTATCCATGCTTCACTACATCATCAAGACAACCTTCAACGGAAACGGTTCTCGTGGAAAAAGTCGGTTGTTTCGGGAATCGCAGGGCTGGCGATAATTTTTGCTGGTACAGGAACTGTGGCTCTGGCAGAAGGCGTAAATGTGTTAAATGTGGTTGTTCGGTTTGTACACAATATCACAAGCGGCAGTGGATACGGGGCTGGTTATGGTCTTGAACACACAGCAGTAAGTCTGACCTTGAAAACCAGTCATTCATCTAGTGCGAGTCATCTGAAAGGCGCTTCAGGAACGCTCCAGAAAGCACATATGCTGACAAAAACCCAAATGATGACGGATGGGGGTCTGTTTGCTACAGGGTACAACACTCGACTCAATCACTATCTTGGCACCAATAAGTATCCAAAATTGGTGGGTAACAATGTTTCGGTCAGCAGTATTCAGGCTTATTCCATCGACCGTGGTAAAGACATCTTTTATATGTATGTTAACGGTTATATTAAAGGAAAACGAAATCAGAACATGAGCGTCGATGTATATCATAAGACCGGTGGGGATGTTGTAATCAATGGTCAAACGCTGGCGAACGTCAAAAGACAGCTGGATGTGTCCGGGATCAAAGCTACGTACGTTGAATTTACCAACGACAAATCCTTCCTGAATTACATGACTTGGAAATCAGGGCAGTGGATTTTTGCACTGCATTCCAGTAATGTCCCAGAGTCTAGACTTGCTCAGTACGCACGGAGTATCGAAAATCAAGTGAAAACCAGTCATTAAGTTCCCAGGGAAATCGCGGAATAGTCGGCCGATTGGCAAGAGAACAGGTGTTGCGATAGGAGGGAGAGTTGTACGGACTCCAAACTGCACCAAACCGTCAACTACACCTGTTACATCTGCTGCAAAGGCTATATAGTGTCCACGTCGGTCGTTCTCATACTTTCAGTGAGGCGAAGAGTCAGGTCGAGGAGGAATAAGTCATCGGGATTGGTTAAGGATCGGCCCGTGAGCGACTCGATTCTTCGCAACCGGTACATCAGGGTCTGCCGGTGCAGATTCAACTTTCTTGACGTCTGGCTTACATTCCCTTGATAGCGTAAGTAGATGCGTAGGGTTTGACGCAAATCCATTCCCTTTTGCCTGTCATAGCCCAGCAATCTGCCGAGGACTTGCTGAACAAGCGTCTGCATGTCTTTGTCTTCTGCTAGACGCAAGAGGGCGCGGTGAAAGCCCACGTCCGTGAAATGGGTGCGATGGCCAGGTTCACGCTTGTGATTACCTACGTCGAGAGCTGCCTTCGCTTCCTTATAGCTTATGTGAAAGCTCTTTGCGCCTTCATGACCGTCGCTGATTCCCCAGGATATGACGGCACCTGGAAGTAGATTTTCTGCGCTTTGCTCTAGTTGATTGATAAAGTTGCTGAGAGATTTCACTTGTTCATCCCCGCCTATCATTGGGGTGAAACAAATAATCTGGTAGTGCTGTACGGCTGTTATGAGGTTTCTTTGCGACATTAATCCGGTATCTATAAAAAGAGATTCAATCCTGCTCAGAATGTTCTCACTCCATGTATCCACAGAAGTCTCATATTTGCCTTCGTGGTACAGGGCTTCCAGATTGTCAAAAGAGGCAATGGTACAAACGTGGTGCTGACGCAGGTCATAGCCGAGAAATTTGGACTGAGCAACCACTGTATCCCAAGGCTGTTCTTCGCCTCGTATCAAATCCCAAATAAAATCATGGCGCAGACGTGACTCTGTTTCCTCAATTAAATTGATTCGGAGGAAGCACAGTGCCGCAGCCGCTGCAGCATGCTCAAATAGGTGGGCCCGTTCCATCGGAAGAAATGAATCGACTGGTACTTCGTTTGGAAGCGCGAGGATTAAATATCCTTGGATTTCGTTTGTGGAGCGGACTGGGACTTTTAAAAAGCGATGTTGGCCCATACGGTACACCATCGGCTCAATTGCTGCAGAAACTGGAGAAATTATTGACGGCGGATAGGTGGTGGAGGCGGCTTCTGAGGTCCTTCTCCAGCGATTGGCTAGTTCTTGTGCATCCTTGCTTTGTCCGACGAGGTTGTTTCGGCGGTCCACAACAATGACCGGAATGTCTGTCTGCTCCTCTAGAAAATCTGCAATGGCTGACAGGTTTGCACTGTTTAGTACGAGACTTAACAATTCCTGCTGTACTGTATCGGTTTCCATGATGAGCAGTCTATGTCTGCTGTTCATAGCAGCAAGCAAATCGTGAATGATATCTGAAAAACGTACTTTCCACGGAATTTCGACTATTGGGAAGCTGCGTTCCTCGGCATAGTTAACGACGGATGCTGGAATTGCTTTAACGTGCCGCCCGACAGCAATGCCGATGCATGCAGCATGACCCTCCATAATTTCTGCAACAAAGTCTTTAAAAACTTGCTCATCGTCTCCACAGCCCACACCTGTTGTCAGGACAAACTCATTTGGCCGCACAAAATCCTCCACAGGCATTTCAATGACTGAGACCGACTCAA
Proteins encoded in this window:
- a CDS encoding PucR family transcriptional regulator — translated: MEFCVSDTLQLEIMQPATLLTGHNYVQDYPVESVSVIEMPVEDFVRPNEFVLTTGVGCGDDEQVFKDFVAEIMEGHAACIGIAVGRHVKAIPASVVNYAEERSFPIVEIPWKVRFSDIIHDLLAAMNSRHRLLIMETDTVQQELLSLVLNSANLSAIADFLEEQTDIPVIVVDRRNNLVGQSKDAQELANRWRRTSEAASTTYPPSIISPVSAAIEPMVYRMGQHRFLKVPVRSTNEIQGYLILALPNEVPVDSFLPMERAHLFEHAAAAAALCFLRINLIEETESRLRHDFIWDLIRGEEQPWDTVVAQSKFLGYDLRQHHVCTIASFDNLEALYHEGKYETSVDTWSENILSRIESLFIDTGLMSQRNLITAVQHYQIICFTPMIGGDEQVKSLSNFINQLEQSAENLLPGAVISWGISDGHEGAKSFHISYKEAKAALDVGNHKREPGHRTHFTDVGFHRALLRLAEDKDMQTLVQQVLGRLLGYDRQKGMDLRQTLRIYLRYQGNVSQTSRKLNLHRQTLMYRLRRIESLTGRSLTNPDDLFLLDLTLRLTESMRTTDVDTI